One Gossypium arboreum isolate Shixiya-1 chromosome 13, ASM2569848v2, whole genome shotgun sequence genomic window, TCTGAAAGAAACTAAAATGTTGAAAAGAAAGACAAAAGAAAAGTAAGATGATTTACCTGTCGGAAGGCAGAAAATCACAGGGAGATGGAACGGTTCGTTGAAGGAATATTTTTTTCCtgtgtagttttttttttttcttttcttttcttttggccaGATCTAAATATACTGGCTTTTGGCTTTCAATTTtaggaattaaattttaaaaaaaaaagtaaattactaTAGACGCTTTCTTTTTTGCTATTACCAGCGCCCCACTCAAGGTCTCTTTGGCCTGGCATTTTGGACTGAGGTAAATGGTTAAAGTAGTAATTTTCATTTCCCTCAAATTATATTTTCGTtacttatatttaaaatgttacgttttaattATTTACGTTATCATATTGTAATATTTTGTCACTGAACTATTAATTACCTTTAATAATGTAATGATAATATGACGCAagacgttaaatcatcatttcaactgaaaattttaagttaaattttacAGTTGATCCCTATATTTTACTTTTAACAAATGAACAATATAAAAAACTAAGTTAAAAAATAGAGAAGAGAAGTAGAAGAGAatagaaaataaaggaaaaataaaagttaaaagaacataaaaggatATTTTGAATTActcaaaacaaaaatataaagaccgattgtataaattaatctaaaatttttatttgaaatgataatttaTCGTTACACCATTAATGACAATTAACAGTTTAATGACTAAAATATAGCAACACGaaacataagtaactaaaatatgacgtaaaataaataaaaataactattttaataatttaatttctgAATTAATGTGTaaataggaaaattttaaaaattttaacataaagaCAATGTAAACCGGATTGATGGCTAAACAGGTGAAATTACTAGTTTGCCAGTCCAATCAAtccgattaaaattttaaaagaatcttaaagaaaataataaataaaaaatggacATGCATTTAATTAAGGTCAAAGGGCCCCGTCGATCTCCGCCAAAATGGACACGCATTTGTTTCGTGAAGGTTAAGACCTCGATGCTGTGAAAGTTCCTTAGTCAGAGGATGTTTTGGACGCATTTCCAGGGGAAGTTTTAATTTTCGAAGTTGGTAGGGTGGTTTCGGGTCAAGGCCGTACCAACTCATACGTGCTAGCTAGAGTGAGTAAAATTCCAACAAACAAATTGGTGTATTCTTCGGTCCCAAGCCAGCTTGGCTTCCTTGAAGGACAAATTAACCTCTTCCTCCATGTTTGTCCTGACCTTGAAGGTCAAAGAATTTTGACCTTAGTAACCTCTTCCTCCCTTGTTGCAGTGAAGCGCATCCTGAGATTTCTCAAGGCATTGTGATGTGAACCATGGTCTTTTTATTGCACTCGGAACATTTCCGGTGTTGATTGGGGAAGTAGTGTCAATCTACTTCCGGTTTTTCAGTAGGCCAGAGTTTAAGAGCATTGCAGATGCTGAGATGATTTGGGTCAATACTCAATCATCTTAATTTAAAACTAATTCTGCAGATCTCAGAAGCTTTGTTAAATCAAAACTACCAATATTAAGGCTGAGATAGAAAGCAAAATCCAGTCAATTAAATGAGAAATGAATCTATTGAAATTGCAAACTAAAAGTGTTCAAGTTGCAAAAAAAATTGAGGTGAAAAATGTTTCAAACCAACCAAAACTTGGTATGGTATCAAATGCACCCTATACCGACTAAAATAGtaacaagaaagaaaaaataaaaatcgttctaaaagaaatttgaaaaataataaggTAATATTAGAAAAAATATATCCAACCTGAAGCACACAACCCCATCCATCACCATATATATCACTAGTGAACATCATCCTTAGGTTGTTAGCTCCATTATAGCAGAAACAATATCCCCATCTGCAGCTTTGAGTGCCTTGACAGCTTTCGACCTCGAGACTCCTGCTTGTGTCATTACCAACTCAATGTCCTTTGGTTCGACTCCAGTCTCATCTACTTCTTCATCGTCCTGAGCCGATGTTGATGGCTCGGGTTCAGGTTTGGAGATTACGTGACTGAGATCAGGAGCCTTAAATTGCTCAGCAGCCTGAGTCTGCAATTGCGAGCTCAAGTCCTCGATCTTAGCTTCTCCGAAAATAACATAGGTATCTGATGTGGGGCTCTTGAAGACATCTGGTTTTGAAATGATAAATAAGATCTGAAATTCAACAGTTAATCAGTTATTGAGGCAGGGAAGTAATGAACGGTTAACAATAAGGAAAGGGGACTGACATTCTTGCTCTTCTTGACGGTGACTCGGCTAACACCCGGAATTGGTTTCATCCCAAGTTTCAACATTGCTTTGCGACTTTTCTTTTCGCTTCTGCTTTGTTTTGACCTAGCTGCTCCTTCTCCATCATGATGTCCTGATAGTACATACAATAGGGAAAAAGAAATACGGATCTCAATCTTAATACGAATAGAAGTCAAGAAATATTAACAACCATCAATGGATCACTCTTTTATATAAAGTGCAGTTCTGCAATTAACAAGAAACTTTGAGCACAGTGATCAATAGAATTTGTTTTGCACTAGTAAATATCAAATGTATTTCACAAGCCAGAAAAACTCTTTTTGACTGCTTAAAACATTTTGCAGGATAGTACAAATTAAAATCGGTACAAAGCATAGAAAGAACAAATAAAGAACTTTATGCATTGGCAATTTAATCTTTTCACTGATGAACACAAGATGGTATGACAATTTATGAAACCTATGTTGTTCGGACTCATTCATCATCCGACACATGGATATGGAGATATGATCTTCAAGATCCCTAAAAATCTAACGGTACCCATATCAGATATCCGACACATGACAGCCAATATCGGATACTCACCCAAGTCCAAGTAACATATCATGAAACTAACCACAATATTAAAAGACATGAAAAGAGCTAAATCCACTATTTGAAATACTCTGAGATCAACTAGACTTAGGAAGTCAAGTAGAAGCATAATTCCAAAATCAAGCCCTAGTAGCTAGTGACTATGGATCCAGTTCGCTTATCCATGCatctcaatttatttattttttaaactaaaAAAGCACAATTTAACTAAATACTAAACcactatttaaaatatttcaatccaaatctaaaattttaagaaaCTACTGAATACGAATATTCACCTTCGGCATCATCTTCATCCTTGTCATCGTCCTCATCTTCATCGTCGTCTTCATCAACGTCATCTTCAACTACAATTTGTTCCGACTGTGAaaccaaaacataaaaatcaatggAAAGGAAGAAACAAATATTTTAGGAAATAAAAGGAGTTGAGAAAATGATAAAAAAGTTACATCGACTTTCTGTTGTTCGAGATGAGCGGCGAGGATCTCTTCGATTTCTTTGTCGGTCTGGGCAGCCATTTTTGGTtcagagaaaagaagaagaaaaaagaaaatgagaggCTATAATAAGAAGAATAAAACCCTAAAGGTCTAAAACCCTACAATTGAAGCTCCTTTAATAAATTAAGGAGCGGCGTTGTTCTATTAAATTACAACTTTGACCCTCTTAGTAGTAAGATGCAGCTTTCTTAAATTAATTTCgataatttagataaaaaaataaatttatttttcttttcaaaatttcattcatttgtaTTATTAGAAATTAGCGTAATTAACTTAATAACCAAACAATAACACATGACATACTACAAATATCTCATATTCATGTAGTGGCAGATATTAGGATTAAATTTTGGAggactattaatttttttaaaaaattaggaatttaattaaaattaaaaaacaaattggggtttaattaaaatttttaaattttgtgggattaatgataattttaaaagttttaagagagcttaattatttttttaaaaagaagtaTAATGAgagttttcaaaaatttaaggGGGCCTAATtagaattttcttaaaaaaatttcaatggAGAAATGAAAATTTCTCAATTTTACGGGTTTGCCTttgtttttaacagtagaaattgatagaatttttatcaaaatgaccaatttactctttaatttaatgtatatggATTAATTTGCTTATTTTTTGAGTAAAGGGAAAATCCAATCCAATTCCTAATACATTATATAACATATtactttaaaatatattttttaaataatatttaaaaattgtatgcaattttattttattaaaattttaaatataaacaatttaacagatttttaaaatttaaaatttaagattcTATAATTTTACATGATATAGATTaagtaatttataaaaataaaatgaaaataatttatgataaaagGGTAAAAGATACTTATCTCTTCATGGTCAAGGTTGTGAAAATAATTTATATGATAATATGATGGTTAAGGGTGTTCATTACTTCAAGTATAACTTGGGTCTGAATCGCGTTAATCACGTTTGTTGTTTGGGATTTACcaaaaataaaagatatttatcTCTTCATGGTTAGTGTAAAATATATTTATCCCTGTGATTTCAAAAATACTCAATTATCTCTTTAGGTATGAAGAAAATTTATAAATCCCATTGTGatctatttataaaattttattaataaaaacataATCATCATCggtaagaaataaaaaaaaaaagaagaagaagaagaagaaatatacTTACGGTCAATGAGCCTTAGTTTAACGGTGATGTTCAAACACTAAAAACTTCAACATCCTATGTTTGAATCTTTTTATCAATCTTCAAAGGGGCCGGTTGAATCATTTtcatatgataaaataaaatataagttgTGTTTTTTCTAAATCCTTTCAAATATTCTAAAGCCACGAACCTTCGAGGTTAAACAAATAGCTTAAGATTAATCAAAGCGTAGTAAGCTCCTGTAGTCCCCTTGGCTAACAAAGATAAATGGTTACCTTTGTCTTGTCTAACACAGCAATAAGATCACAATCTTGAATTGTGCTTAGCCTATGTGTTACACTGGTTCTTCTCTCCATCACTTGATCTAATGCCTCTTGCACCACTTTCTCAGATTCACTGTCAAGTGCACTGGTTGCTTCGTCTAATAATAATATTGTTGGATTCCTCAATGGCTCGGGCTATGGCGATCCTTTGTTTTTGGTCTCCAGATAGTTGCACATCTCTGTCTCTGCACCAGGTATTATAACCATCTACTAGATCTGCAATGAGATCATGTGTGTTTGCAGCTTTGGCTGCTTCAATGATTTTGGACTCATCGATGTTCCGTATGGTATGTTTTCCCTTACTGTGTTAGAAAATAGTGTTGGAACTTCCTCAGCAAGGT contains:
- the LOC108461550 gene encoding nascent polypeptide-associated complex subunit alpha-like protein 1, translated to MAAQTDKEIEEILAAHLEQQKVDSEQIVVEDDVDEDDDEDEDDDKDEDDAEGHHDGEGAARSKQSRSEKKSRKAMLKLGMKPIPGVSRVTVKKSKNILFIISKPDVFKSPTSDTYVIFGEAKIEDLSSQLQTQAAEQFKAPDLSHVISKPEPEPSTSAQDDEEVDETGVEPKDIELVMTQAGVSRSKAVKALKAADGDIVSAIMELTT